The proteins below are encoded in one region of Drosophila santomea strain STO CAGO 1482 chromosome 3R, Prin_Dsan_1.1, whole genome shotgun sequence:
- the LOC120452061 gene encoding rRNA 2'-O-methyltransferase fibrillarin 1, giving the protein MSKESNSKRRTREIRTHGGGAPGKSTHPEPPRITAKHSIGHPKKTSIKSPSQNSIKPSKKPASKCSRTSIRDIESAGGDSSQNTCQSEGKDHGQGQEVKLETRIFTGNSDRIEPHRHYGVYLLRNRFDAIQLLTRNTSSSTDDYGEQRITSEFRGKRCEFRVWSPFQSKLAAGIMGGASDLHLRIGSKVLYLGAGFGRSVSHISDIVGESGMVYAVEQGPWAGRQLTTLANRRSNIVPVVEDATMPYKYRFEVPACIDIIFADLPHADLVRSLMLNARHFLNPGGHFVAYLHSANNNGVVFNKDSFAAERKLLKEQQLEPIEMVLLEPFKPGYALVVGVYIRKDAAL; this is encoded by the coding sequence ATGAGTAAAGAATCCAACTCCAAGCGGCGAACCCGCGAAATTAGAACTCACGGAGGAGGAGCTCCTGGAAAGTCCACCCACCCTGAGCCCCCAAGAATTACAGCTAAACATTCCATCGGTCACCCAAAAAAGACTTCCATCAAGAGCCCCAGCCAGAACTCCATAAAACCATCGAAGAAGCCAGCTTCCAAGTGCTCCAGGACCTCCATAAGGGACATCGAATCCGCAGGAGGGGATTCGTCACAAAATACGTGTCAAAGTGAAGGTAAAGATCATGGTCAAGGACAAGAGGTCAAGTTGGAGACTCGGATTTTTACTGGGAACTCAGACCGCATTGAACCGCACCGACACTACGGCGTCTATTTATTACGCAACCGCTTCGATGCCATACAATTGCTCACCCGAAATACGAGCTCCAGTACGGATGACTACGGCGAGCAGCGGATCACATCGGAATTCCGGGGAAAACGCTGTGAATTCCGGGTGTGGTCTCCCTTTCAATCCAAACTGGCAGCTGGAATAATGGGTGGTGCCAGTGATTTGCATTTGCGAATTGGCTCCAAAGTGCTTTACTTGGGAGCCGGATTTGGGCGATCGGTATCCCACATCTCGGATATAGTGGGTGAATCCGGAATGGTGTATGCCGTGGAGCAGGGTCCTTGGGCGGGACGTCAGCTGACAACACTGGCCAATCGTCGCTCGAATATCGTACCCGTAGTCGAAGACGCTACCATGCCATATAAGTACCGCTTCGAGGTTCCCGCCTGCATTGACATTATCTTCGCTGATCTTCCGCATGCGGATTTGGTTCGATCTCTCATGCTGAACGCCAGACACTTCCTGAACCCTGGTGGTCACTTTGTGGCCTATTTGCATTCGGCTAATAATAACGGTGTGGTCTTCAATAAGGATAGCTTTGCCGCCGAGAGGAAACTTTtgaaggagcagcagttggAACCAATCGAAATGGTTCTATTGGAGCCCTTTAAGCCCGGCTACGCCCTTGTTGTGGGCGTGTATATACGTAAGGATGCTGCTTTGTAG
- the LOC120452058 gene encoding EF-hand calcium-binding domain-containing protein 1, which produces MKLDITMNDRFNQRFQSVYGGLVPQIARLVPFNDSEVTCILLIYYKYSLQNGPAARRITSSQFVNIVIGFQQLYDMDVVDRIVTLIAGGRKHVTPMEFVNYMTILMSRDMERKMEFAYMVYDKNGMGINREIISSSVERFFVGDDDEVLEMRLDMVDFLLLKFDEDQDGYISFEEYRSIVLQQPSLLEFLGPIFPSDETRLVVAYCTAIYSHIPEMSTL; this is translated from the exons ATGAAGTTGGACATCACCATGAACGACCGTTTTAACCAGCGGTTTCAGTCCGTATATGGCGGACTGGTTCCCCAAATCGCCCGATTGGTGCCCTTCAACGACTCGGAGGTGACATGCATCCTGCTGATCTATTACAAGTATAGCCTCCAGAACGGACCCGCTGCTCGCCGAATAACTTCCAGCCAGTTCGTCAACATCGTGATTGGGTTCCAGCAGCTTTACGACATGGACGTGGTGGATCGCATCGTTACCCTGATCGCGGGAGGCAGGAAACACGTGACGCCCATGGAATTCGTCAACTACATGACCATCCTAATGTCCCGCGACATGGAGCGCAAAATGGAGTTTGCATACATG GTGTACGACAAAAATGGAATGGGCATTAATAGAGAGATCATTTCATCTTCGGTCGAGAGGTTTTTTGTCGGGGACGACGACGAGGTACTCGAGATGCGACTG GACATGGTCGATTTTCTACTCCTCAAATTTGATGAAGACCAGGATGGCTACATCTCATTTGAGGAGTACAGATCGATCGTATTGCAGCAGCCGAGTCTGCTGGAGTTTCTGGGTCCCATCTTTCCCTCGGACGAGACGCGTCTAGTGGTGGCGTACTGCACTGCCATATACTCTCACATACCCGAAATGAGCACGTTATAG